tgggttttttttttgttttgttttatatccCAACGTGGGGTCCGTACCGTCAGTCAATTTCCAGAATGGTCACAGCATGAGGAACCGCACTTtcataacaaacaaaaacacaaactggGCAAAAAGcataaaccaaaacaaagttGTAGCCAGTATCCAGTTGATTTATGCTCCAAAAGTTCGTTGCCTTGCCTCGCGATAGTTATAAAATGGTTTTGATAAACGATGGTGCGCTGAAACAGCAAGATACATTTGACATTTCGGCCCGATCTTCATCTATATACGAGTATCTCTGGATATGCATATACTTTTGTTCGTAGGGCATCACTTGGCGCGGCGAGCAGTTGGAATTTATGGTttcaaaatgcttttaaagtgttgaaattttattCTCACTGAGATTTTTACACCTCGGTACCGTTCTTtgttctgttgttgtttggctaGATGCTTTTGTTTAACGCCAAAGAATGTAAACAAGTCCATAGAGGATGGCGCTCCAGccatccacttccacttccagctccagctgctccatTATGGGATCGCGTGATATTGAATTTCAATCTTTTTTATTGCGGCTGCCACTGAGACGCTGAGATCAGTCAAAGAAAAGATCTTGTCTGTGGAGAATTTTCAGGCTTAGAGAAGGAGATAcgatgcatttgcatttatgatAGCTTAGCGGAGATATACACTCCACTTTGTTTGTGCTGGGTAAATTCTATTAGGGGTCATATAAAACCTGTTTTAGTTACTTTACCCACGGCTATCTGTTATTAGTGTATTTTCCGTTGgacttatttacatttaaaattacatttctGTGGTTTGTTTTCCCTTCCTGGCGGCTGCGAGTCATTTGACAAATCATTGCCTCTCTCTCCGGattcgaaaataaagaaattaatgtttatcatttttatgaagccactcaaaatgcaaatgactGCTTATCTATAGTTGTTTTTCTGTAACTTATAGAGACATTGGCGTTGAATCACCTGCTCTGCCGCAGATTTATCgctctcctcctcctgccTGCGAACTCTGCCATTCATTTTcgatatttgatttattttaatttgtaataaattacaaacttTCGTTTGTGGGCAAAACCATATTTGTGGCCCAAAGCTATGGCCACGCCCTCGCCGCCTTAATGGTTTTCCAATGCTAATGTGTGAGAAAAGTAGGCGGCAAAAAGCGAACGAAAAGTGAGAGTCTCTCGTCTCTCGGCAGATGAATTATGAAATTCGAACTCCATCGGATTGTTATTGAAACTCGAGTATTCTGCTTTTCGTTGAGGTTAGTAGCTGAAATTGATGAATCGATGAATGGAAAGCTGGGCCCGGTGAAATGCGGGCCACAGTGTGAGACATTAGTGCAAGTACAAGGGGAACTTCGAGCAAACAGTTCATTACTTAAATATCTGTTAGCCCAAATACCTCAGTTTTCGCTATGATACGCACTGTCTTGTGGTTCATGAAAGGGCTGTCTTCGTTAACTGCTTGTATTTTCTGTATCTTTGCCTTTGCGGTTAGTCTAATGTTTCAGTGTTGCATTGAATTTGCCATTCAAAAGGGTGTTGAACTTAAAGATAAATGCATTCTCAAGCCATATTACTTGCGGTTAAATAAGCTTGTAAgttagtatatatatattgttaaaAAGCTTACTCTAATTAATGTGAAAGTGGTTGCCTAATTTTCTGTAATTTCTGCaaggaatatattttaatcTAATACCCAATTTACCCACTTGTTTGTCCATCATCCAACTGGTACAACCTTTCTTTAATAACTGTTTCCTAATGAGATTATGCCAGGTATTATAATCTTATCTGCCGTCTAATTGATCTCCGTGGACGCCCACACCTGTTCACTCCCATTAAGCCCGTTAAGCCAATTAAGCCGGCtaataaaactaataaatcAAGCCGAAATTAACGCAGCCTGCACTCGCCGCAATTTTTTTCTAGCATTTTAACCCTTTCGTGTTGTTGCTAGAGGCCgcggcaaatgaaaatgacatTAGCCAAGCGCCAGACCGCGGCTAGACAAAAAACCAGAcgcaacagcaaacaaaaaaaaacaaaaaacataaaacaaaaacagaaacaggaaGGAGGGCTGCTGAGAGGGGCAGTCAGTGCGAATGGGCATTCTGGAGAACACGCAAAACCACTCTTAACtcgtttactttatttatggccataaTTTGTTAGCCAAAAGGTCGAAAACTAAAGGCAAAACTCAGCCAAAAGGGCGCAGCTGGCtggaggaagtggaagtggaggaagCGCGGCAAGGTGCGATGCATAATtaagataataaaatattaattaaaattaggtTCATGCATATGCAAACACGAGGGGGTGATGGCCAAGAAGTAACCAAACATCCAAAGGTGGAGgagacaaatatttgcatgagTCTCCATACTCCATAATAATGACGTTGATtaggacgatgacgatgacgccGCTGTTGATAGCCTCGTTATTGGGCCGTCGACTTgcctttaattatttaattaaaaatgcagaaCAAACTTTGTCTTtgctttatgcaaatttgcacATGACCAGCGCCACACACCTGCAAAAAGCCTGtaaaaattaatgcaaagCCCCAAAGGGCTTAGATGGCCGGCGATTTAAGGAATGTCCATCAAAAATgggaattatttaaaatagatGCTCTATAAAATGCGGTGCTTTAAGTTAGCTGAAAAGGCATACCTTcatgtttttctttaaatattttaaaaattattacaaGGCTCTAACAactgttttaatattaatatatatcaaATTCCATTCTTAATTTGCGCATACCAACTTTAGATAAAGGGTATTTCAGTAATGTCTTGTTGCCAAACTGCAGATCACATTTGCTAATTCTCGGTCTTATTCGGTCAACTTAACCCTTGTTGGCTAATGGAAATCCAATGTTTACCTTTAGGCTTAGGGCGTGTTTAAACACAGAGAAagagtgaaaaacaaaatttgagATATAGCCGCAGAGCGCGAAATCTGATACATTCCGCTTTGACTTTGCCCccttgcataatttatttggctCTGACTCTGGCTCTTTTTTTTCCCGTGTTTTTTGAGAGTGCTTATGGAtaattttcgttttggccCAACCGCTTAATCACCTTCACCTGACACATGTGGGCAACTAATTTGTGAATATTTCTTCCCCGGGCAATTGGAAATGTCAAGAGGAATAGCTTTGGGGATTGGGAATTGGGGCTCGGAtacggattcggatttggctTTCGATTGACTTTGAGTTTGAGTTGGAGTTTGTGGAGTGAAAGCGAAAGCAATCTACGGGTTCGGTAGACCAAAAATGTTTGACACACGCATGTGGCGACCCTTGCTCCCATGATTGATGGGTGACCCCGATTCTCACCCCTCAGCtcacttttttgtttcgttgcattaattaactaatttaatttttgttgggctttttttttgttggcatttAAATCGAGTTCTCGTTTCGGAGCGTGGAAAATTTATGCAGACACATATTTTTGGTGAACTTTTTGGCAGAGTGAACGATGGGCCTTATCGCAAGGTTTTCACTCATTTCCCACTCCTCCCTGCATTTGGTAATTTACGCATAGCCGGGGGCGTGACCATTGCATTTGATGGACCCACATGGTTTTTGACAGGCGGGGAAGAAAGGAAATGGCCAGATTGGCACCATAAATTCATTGGTTCGgccattttaaaatgtttcccTATTTTCCGCGCGTTTCGGacgtatttatttgcattcctAATGATGTCCGTTCACACAGATATCCCCACCCCAAACCATCCGCATAAATCGCCAATCAATTTTTAGTGGATCTCCGGTCATTTCGATATGGTGGACATGCACATAATGTCGGTGCTTGTGCTCTTTTCCTATCATTATGATGAATGCAATTTGTGGCTGACAAATGGACTAATTTTGCGTAGACTAAAGGATTTATGTTTGCAGCTTAAACTCCATACGAGGGAGATGATGGAAATATGGAgagatttataatttataatacttTATTTCCAATCCAAGCATCAATAAAAACTCAAGCTTATAACATTGAGATAATATGAAACTCCGCaccatatttatttcaaaattcaaCGTTTCTTGTTGCCAtttctttgaaaatatttttctgccgCCTGACATTCGTTGGCCAGCTTGATAATTATTGgcacaaatatttcataattttctgGCCTTTCTGCTGCCTCTGGGATGCTCACccaattaaatttgaaatttgtgaatttttgcaaaagccaaaccaaaacatTTTCGACCAAAAGTGGCCGACAAGACACAATGACAAGGATGTCAACGTTGCCGCCTTTTTAAAACGCAAATTCCATGAAAGCATTCAGCATGTCAACGTTTTGGTAGCCGTGTCTGGACCAGGTCCACAAAAGTTGGTAATACcaggggcggcggcggcggtgaggGGGCTtagaaaaacatgaaaaatttaaacaagCCGGCGAAGACGAACATCCAACACTGGAATCGGTTCGGTACGGTTCCCTCTGTGTTTTTCGTCCGTCTGCAAAAATTGCAAGTGACAGGCAATTCATCATTCATTTGGTTTTAGACTTGACTGACTGACCAGCTTCGGTTCTGGATTGGGTCGGGATTCGAGAGCTGGAGCGATCCGGGAGCTGGCGATCCGGCAATGGAGGCGACTCCATcgcatgatgatgatgatggggcgACTCCTTTTTTGTCTGTGGCATGCaattttatggccagcaaACTTTTAGCATAGCCATCGCATAGCTTTGacaatttaatgcatttaaagcTTTACAAGAGCAGGTCCTGGGCTGCCCAGCACGCAGTCTCGACCGCCCATGGTAAGTGTGTACAGTGGTTGCGGTAGACTACTGTGACTTCTctaagaaatacaaaaaaaatcatgaAACTTAATGCTAGCAAGTGATTTCAAATATATGCAAGTTGCAGATGGAAATATATTGCAcaaaggtatatatatatttattgcgAAGGTTGAATTGTGGAAACTacttgtttaaacaaaaacaatttactaAGATATCATTATATACAAATAGAATTCGTTATTTGACAAGAAACTTCCCATAGTTCAGCACTCGTTAGACTCCAGCCAATGCTCCCAAATGGAACGTTTCCAAATGGCACATTTTACTTGGGATGCAATCAAGGCCACCACTTCTCCAACCCGCCTATTTGGCCACTTGTCTGTGCGATGCCACCCACCGTAGTGGGTCGTCTAGTGTTTCGGTCTTTgggaattttaaattgttttaatgcGTGCGTCGAGCATCCTGAGACCCGACCACGCCCCGTCTCGTCGTCTACGTCTACGTTTACGATTACGTTTACGGATGATGTCGTCAAAGTGGAGGAGCTCTCGACTGGCCCCGCCCTCCGCCTCCTGCAGGATCAATCAATTTTTTAGCACATTCGAGCTGGAGCCCCAAGTTGATGAAGTGCGGCCTCTGGGACTCGGGTGGCTGAATCTCAAAAACTGTTTAATATGCAGCGAGTGACACCGCCGAGCGCGACGACATTGAGCAACTGCACCAATTTCGGAGTGAGCCAGTGGATGGAAGGAGGTGTCTCCTCCACCTTCTACTCCGCGCCAACTGCATTCAATCCCATCCGTCTTTTGTCGGTTGACTGCAgttcataaatttttaaacGCTCGCCGgcgcaaaccaaaacaaacaagtttCGAATTGCCGCCAGTATCGGTGGAACGCATCCCAAAACGCGAGTGTGTGGGGACAGAAGGAGACAGAAGGCAGGCACGCATataatcaatttttatattttagaaGCATGCCCCCAAGTGAGGCAGGTGCAGCCGGCGGACCAGCTCTATTATAATTGGATTACCCGTTGCCGCCAAGGGAAACGATAAACCGAATGTTCTCGCATTCTCCTACTCAGCGAAAagtggtctggtctggtctaGTCTAGCATGGTCCAGTCTGGTCAGCTGCCGATTGTCTGGGGGGTCCTGGCCAACTCCCAGGCCATGGAAACTTGCACTCTTTCGAAGAGGTATCATTTATATGGGTAGACAATTAACAGTCACAGAGGGAGTCAAAGACAGTTAAAGTTAGCTGTCCTTGATGGGAGCCCAATTATGGAAATTGTTATATGTGCacttaaatatacactttAAGTTTGTGCTTAAAATTGTGCTTATTTGTTGAAAAACACATtcgttttaaaatgaaaattctttATCTTTTAAAAACATGCTGACATTTATCAACGGCCATTGAATCTATAGAGTTTTGAACAGACTTCGTACGTTTTTTGACTGCtgttcaattaaaaacttggCTATAAGGTGGCTTGTCTTTAGTTGTCTTTCATTGTCCGaaatgtttttcttcttgACGCAGCCATGTCATCCCATCTACTGCTACTTGTATGGGCCACAGAGTGAGGAAAGTGGCCGAATCAAGTGTCTTCGGCGCTTTCTTACCTTTCTGCTGGGACTCGTGCTGGGCTTTCTCCTCTGGAAGCTGGTGACCCTGAACTTCAGCATGGGTCCCTTGCTCGTGTACGGATCCACCGAACTCTACGTCTTCGTGGTCTTTGTCCTGGTGACCGGAACGATCTTCATGCTGAGTCGGCCAGCTCGCACCGTAATCCTGCTGCTGTTCGTGGCCGTGGTGGGTAAGTCTGGAAGGACATATCTACGGGCAGTGGCCTTTGCCTTTATAATATCGGGACCCATTGGCAACCTGGTGGAAAATGCGGGCGAGGTTGCCCGTGTGTTCGTCTGCACTACAGTGCTGACCTACAATCTATCCAAAACCCGGTTTGATTTGATGGCCAAGCCGTTTACAAACACTCTGAAGCATATGCGAGGCGATGTGGAGGAGATACGGCATACCTTTTACGAACTACAAGAGGTCCTTGGCGATCTTAAGTACGCCGTGGAAAATTCGGACATAGAAGACGAGAAATACGGCGACAAGAACACCAAACCCATCTATGAAAGATGGGCCAGAGAATCGCGCAGGATGAACACAAGTGAAATTGGAAATGGAGGTAAGGAGCTGCCAAATTCAGCCGAGGTTCAGGAGCGATTTCAGCGCAACATGAGAAACCGGTGCAAGCATCAGCTCAGAAGTGGCCATCGGGTGTGTCTGGAGGTCTTTCGAAAGGGTTACCGAAAATGTGCCACCAATTTTCCCTCAATGATAGCCAAGGCCATCTGCTGGCCATACAGAGTGGATATTATCTGCGAGCTAGACCTCTTTGGCAATCCGGATAAGATATGCGATCCATCGGCGGTGGTGCCAAACAACTTCGGAGAGACCTACGTGGAGTTACTGAGGGCCGAACAGGAACTCTTCGACAACAGCTCGCAGATCGAGGTCAACTATGAGATAAAGGACGAGCAGTTCGCCAAGAGTCAAATGAAGTCCGCCGAAAGGACGGGAGAGGCTTTTAAAGAGGACTTTGAACGCCGAAGGAGGATCTTCAATAAGGTAATGGGCATACTGCAGAAGATCCTGTGTCTGTTCATGCTGCGCATGGTCGTCGTATCCATCAACTACTATGTGAAGTATCTCAACGACGTGGAGTTCGACAACTTCTATATCACCGACTACTTCAAGCACGTGGATCAGCGGCGCAAGGACCAGCGTAATGATGGCATCCTGCCACTGCGCACCTACGAGAAGTGCAAGTACATAGACTTGGATCGCATATTTAGTCGAACCTACGAAGAGTCCACCACGGTGTGCTTTTGCTTGTTACAGTTCCTACTCGAAGTAGTCACAGCGGGACTGTTTATACTAATAGACCACTTGGTCGTAGACCTACTTCAGATTGTTAGAAAGCGATCGAAGATCGTTTACCAGCAGGAAGGTGAGCATGAAGTCCGATTCAATGTAAGCAATACCaagttattaattttaatctATAAGTTACCTAACTTCTCTAACTTATTCCCTGGGAATATACAGATCAGTGGTGTGGGTCAAATGGCGCGACTGCTGCGCACCACCATGCATAACTTCAACATCCACGAGAAGGTCTCCACCTCGCTGTCCAACGAGGAGTGCCTGCCGAATGCCCATGTCCTGCCAAAGAAGATGTACTACCACCTCCTACTG
This genomic interval from Drosophila teissieri strain GT53w chromosome 3L, Prin_Dtei_1.1, whole genome shotgun sequence contains the following:
- the LOC122617282 gene encoding protein sneaky isoform X1, with product MFFFLTQPCHPIYCYLYGPQSEESGRIKCLRRFLTFLLGLVLGFLLWKLVTLNFSMGPLLVYGSTELYVFVVFVLVTGTIFMLSRPARTVILLLFVAVVGKSGRTYLRAVAFAFIISGPIGNLVENAGEVARVFVCTTVLTYNLSKTRFDLMAKPFTNTLKHMRGDVEEIRHTFYELQEVLGDLKYAVENSDIEDEKYGDKNTKPIYERWARESRRMNTSEIGNGGKELPNSAEVQERFQRNMRNRCKHQLRSGHRVCLEVFRKGYRKCATNFPSMIAKAICWPYRVDIICELDLFGNPDKICDPSAVVPNNFGETYVELLRAEQELFDNSSQIEVNYEIKDEQFAKSQMKSAERTGEAFKEDFERRRRIFNKVMGILQKILCLFMLRMVVVSINYYVKYLNDVEFDNFYITDYFKHVDQRRKDQRNDGILPLRTYEKCKYIDLDRIFSRTYEESTTVCFCLLQFLLEVVTAGLFILIDHLVVDLLQIVRKRSKIVYQQEGEHEVRFNISGVGQMARLLRTTMHNFNIHEKVSTSLSNEECLPNAHVLPKKMYYHLLLLYLIIIVLIYESTTFLRMRRLICSYFYYKREKQRILFLYNRILRNRLRSLEILIHGAEDNLATYRIQQQINVFLWLRLSCPSAFGWIRHFKLAKRTCMICRGLEDFTFTVCTNCGLPYCDDCAEDLNSVCFQCGVVLTRVAEGSRSSVEVYAYRKEK
- the LOC122617282 gene encoding protein sneaky isoform X2, which encodes MFFFLTQPCHPIYCYLYGPQSEESGRIKCLRRFLTFLLGLVLGFLLWKLVTLNFSMGPLLVYGSTELYVFVVFVLVTGTIFMLSRPARTVILLLFVAVVGKSGRTYLRAVAFAFIISGPIGNLVENAGEVARVFVCTTVLTYNLSKTRFDLMAKPFTNTLKHMRGDVEEIRHTFYELQEVLGDLKYAVENSDIEDEKYGDKNTKPIYERWARESRRMNTSEIGNGGKELPNSAEVQERFQRNMRNRCKHQLRSGHRVCLEVFRKGYRKCATNFPSMIAKAICWPYRVDIICELDLFGNPDKICDPSAVVPNNFGETYVELLRAEQELFDNSSQIEVNYEIKDEQFAKSQMKSAERTGEAFKEDFERRRRIFNKVMGILQKILCLFMLRMVVVSINYYVKYLNDVEFDNFYITDYFKHVDQRRKDQRNDGILPLRTYEKCKYIDLDRIFSRTYEESTTVCFCLLQFLLEVVTAGLFILIDHLVVDLLQIVRKRSKIVYQQEDQWCGSNGATAAHHHA